A stretch of the Sorangium aterium genome encodes the following:
- a CDS encoding branched-chain amino acid aminotransferase → MSTESAPATKVDLEILATPHPLGDAERAQRMQNPGFGRVFTEHMVVIPYAADRGWLRGQLRPYAPITLDPAAMVLHYGQAIFEGFKAYRQPDGRIKTFRPEANARRFNSSARRLAMPEMPVDLFVGAVDALIRQDRAWVPSPVGESLYVRPLMFATEVALGVRASRDYDFLVIASPAGAYFPQGVKPVTVWISEDFVRAAPGGTGAAKFAGNYAASLLAQMNAAAEGCAQVVWLDAVQRSVVEEMGGMNIFFVYEERGRPVIVTPELTGTLLPGITRDSIIQLARDFGYAAEERRVTFDEWRAAVREGRMTEAFACGTAAVITPIGAVKSREGTFSIHDNETGPVAARFRDALLDIQHGLAPDRHGWMHDVV, encoded by the coding sequence ATGAGCACTGAAAGCGCGCCTGCCACGAAGGTCGATCTCGAGATCCTAGCCACGCCGCATCCCCTCGGCGACGCGGAGCGCGCGCAGCGCATGCAGAACCCTGGCTTCGGGCGCGTGTTCACGGAGCACATGGTCGTGATCCCGTACGCGGCGGACAGGGGCTGGCTCCGCGGGCAGCTCAGGCCGTACGCGCCGATCACGCTCGATCCCGCGGCGATGGTGCTGCATTACGGTCAGGCGATCTTCGAGGGCTTCAAGGCCTATCGGCAGCCGGACGGGCGCATCAAGACGTTCCGGCCGGAGGCGAACGCGCGCCGCTTCAATAGCTCTGCCCGCCGGCTGGCGATGCCGGAGATGCCGGTGGACCTGTTCGTCGGCGCGGTCGACGCCCTGATCCGCCAGGATCGCGCATGGGTCCCCTCGCCGGTCGGCGAGAGCCTGTATGTCCGACCGCTGATGTTCGCCACCGAGGTGGCGCTCGGGGTGAGGGCGTCGCGCGACTACGATTTCCTGGTGATCGCGTCGCCTGCAGGCGCGTATTTCCCTCAGGGCGTGAAGCCGGTGACGGTGTGGATCTCGGAGGATTTCGTCCGGGCAGCGCCGGGCGGCACGGGCGCAGCCAAGTTTGCGGGCAACTACGCCGCGAGCCTGCTCGCGCAGATGAACGCCGCGGCCGAGGGCTGCGCGCAGGTGGTCTGGCTCGATGCCGTCCAGCGCAGCGTCGTCGAGGAGATGGGGGGAATGAACATCTTCTTCGTCTACGAGGAGCGGGGGCGCCCCGTGATCGTGACCCCCGAGCTGACAGGCACGCTCCTGCCGGGCATCACCCGCGACAGCATCATCCAGCTCGCCCGGGATTTCGGTTATGCCGCGGAGGAGCGCAGGGTCACCTTCGACGAGTGGCGCGCGGCGGTGCGCGAGGGCCGCATGACCGAGGCGTTCGCGTGCGGCACCGCCGCGGTCATCACGCCCATCGGCGCCGTGAAGTCCCGCGAGGGGACCTTCTCCATCCACGACAACGAGACGGGCCCCGTGGCGGCGCGCTTCCGCGACGCGCTGCTCGACATCCAGCACGGCCTCGCCCCCGATCGCCACGGCTGGATGCACGACGTGGTCTGA
- a CDS encoding sigma-54-dependent transcriptional regulator encodes MNAEKKQSSRVLVVDDEASARSGLEKLLRQEGYTVDAAADGVEAVEVAAERPPDVVITDLKMPRMDGVALLGKLREQDPALPVIVVTAFGDVTSAVLAMRAGAEDYLTKPVDFDALLLTLERALERSALRVEAENLRRQLRERQGEGVEGLIGTSPAMQKVYRMARQVAGARATVLITGESGTGKGELARAIHAKGPRAKGPFVTLHCAALAESLLESELFGHERGAFTGADKRRIGRFEQAHGGTLFLDEVGEIAPSTQVKLLRVLQERTFERVGGNDSVTVDVRLIAATNRDLAAAVQEGRFREDLYYRLNVVHIDMPPLRIRDTDVLLLANHFLRRFASENHRKIEGFTDEARAKLIAHRWPGNVRELENAIERAVVLCDDARIDAEHLPIDAAPVAKGALRIPGATMAEIERYAILSTLEATNGSTTRAAELLDISIRTIQYRLHEYGLTAKSKRPPAAE; translated from the coding sequence ATGAACGCTGAGAAGAAGCAGAGCTCGAGGGTGCTCGTCGTGGACGACGAGGCGAGCGCGCGCTCGGGGCTGGAGAAGCTCTTGCGCCAGGAGGGTTATACCGTCGACGCGGCGGCGGACGGCGTCGAGGCGGTCGAGGTCGCGGCGGAGCGGCCGCCGGACGTCGTCATCACGGATCTGAAGATGCCGAGGATGGATGGGGTGGCGCTGCTCGGGAAGCTGCGCGAGCAGGATCCGGCGCTGCCGGTGATCGTCGTCACCGCGTTCGGGGACGTGACCTCGGCGGTGCTGGCGATGCGGGCGGGGGCCGAGGATTACCTGACGAAGCCGGTCGACTTCGACGCGCTCCTCCTCACGCTGGAGCGCGCCCTCGAGCGGAGCGCGCTCCGGGTCGAGGCGGAGAACCTCCGACGGCAGCTGCGAGAGCGCCAGGGCGAGGGCGTGGAGGGGCTCATCGGGACGAGCCCGGCGATGCAGAAGGTCTACCGGATGGCCCGGCAGGTGGCGGGCGCGCGGGCGACGGTGCTCATCACCGGCGAGAGCGGCACGGGCAAGGGCGAGCTCGCGCGCGCGATCCACGCGAAGGGCCCGCGCGCCAAGGGGCCCTTCGTGACCCTGCACTGCGCGGCGCTCGCGGAGTCCCTGCTCGAGAGCGAGCTGTTCGGCCACGAGCGCGGCGCGTTCACCGGCGCCGACAAGCGGCGCATCGGGCGCTTCGAGCAGGCGCACGGCGGGACGCTCTTCCTCGACGAGGTCGGCGAGATCGCCCCCTCGACGCAGGTGAAGCTGCTCCGCGTCCTCCAGGAGAGGACGTTCGAGCGCGTCGGCGGGAACGACTCCGTGACGGTCGACGTGCGGCTCATCGCGGCCACGAACCGCGATCTCGCGGCCGCGGTGCAGGAGGGCCGCTTCCGGGAGGACCTCTACTACCGGCTCAACGTCGTCCACATCGACATGCCGCCGCTGCGCATCCGCGACACCGACGTGCTGCTCCTGGCGAATCACTTCCTGCGCCGGTTCGCGTCGGAGAACCACCGCAAGATCGAGGGGTTCACCGACGAGGCCCGGGCGAAGCTCATCGCGCACCGGTGGCCGGGGAACGTGCGGGAGCTAGAGAACGCGATCGAGCGGGCGGTCGTCCTGTGCGATGACGCGCGCATCGACGCGGAGCACCTCCCCATCGACGCGGCGCCCGTCGCCAAGGGGGCCCTGCGGATCCCGGGCGCCACCATGGCTGAGATAGAGCGTTATGCCATCCTGTCGACGCTCGAGGCGACGAACGGCTCGACGACGCGCGCGGCCGAGCTCCTGGACATCAGCATACGCACCATCCAGTACCGCCTGCACGAATACGGCCTGACGGCGAAGTCCAAGCGCCCCCCGGCGGCGGAGTAG
- a CDS encoding multicopper oxidase family protein: MGVCPAVPGSAPTLSGAAIPRYTRPLLIPQVMPLARGLGAGNAGRDAYEIAVRQIEQRLLPPELGLPPTTVWSYGSVHHPETFAYPAFTIEATYRRPVRVKWINDLRDPATGRFLPHLLPVDPTLHWANPPGGAQGRDSRPAFPGDCPPGPYRGPVPIVTHLHGMARMGQESDGYPEAWYLPAATDIPEGYAATGTFYDYYQRTSPLGDLWEPGAAVFQYPNDQRATTLWYHDHTLGITRLNVYAGPAGFYLLRGGPDDLPQGVLPGPAPRPGDRPGARVYEIPLLIQDRSFNDDGSLFYPASRGLAPELADVYIPKGDIPPIWVPEFFGDVIVVNGRPWPYLEVEQRRYRFRILNGSASRFLILKMDNGLPLWQIGSDGGFLPSPVERGTLLLAPAERADVIVDFSGVRAGAELVLLNLGPDAPFTGGPQTAADPATTGQVMQFRVVPATGADASTPPHRIELPRLAPLGDAALVRQVSLNDLSSALRPDAGLSVAALGTLEPPPRSRAARPLFWHDPITENPALGSTEVWEIYNFTVDAHPIHVHEVHFAIVDRQPFDGAPRPPEAGEEGRKDTVVALPFEITRIKMVFESPGRFVWHCHILEHEDNEMMRPYQIGSTPDDIPGR, encoded by the coding sequence ATGGGGGTGTGTCCGGCCGTCCCGGGCTCGGCCCCGACCCTCTCCGGCGCCGCGATCCCCAGGTACACGCGCCCGTTGCTCATCCCGCAGGTCATGCCCCTGGCCAGGGGGCTCGGCGCGGGCAACGCGGGCCGCGATGCCTACGAGATCGCCGTCCGGCAGATCGAGCAGCGCCTCCTGCCACCCGAGCTGGGTTTGCCCCCGACGACCGTCTGGAGCTACGGCTCCGTCCATCACCCGGAGACGTTCGCCTATCCAGCGTTCACCATCGAGGCGACGTACCGCAGGCCGGTGCGCGTGAAGTGGATCAACGATCTCAGGGACCCAGCGACCGGCCGCTTCCTCCCTCATTTGCTCCCCGTCGACCCCACCCTGCACTGGGCCAACCCGCCCGGCGGGGCGCAGGGCCGCGACAGCCGGCCCGCGTTCCCTGGCGACTGCCCGCCGGGACCGTACCGGGGCCCGGTGCCGATCGTCACGCACCTCCACGGGATGGCCAGGATGGGGCAAGAGAGCGACGGTTATCCCGAGGCCTGGTATCTCCCCGCGGCGACCGACATCCCCGAGGGGTACGCGGCGACCGGCACCTTCTACGACTACTACCAGCGCACGTCGCCGCTCGGGGACCTGTGGGAGCCGGGCGCGGCGGTGTTCCAGTACCCGAACGATCAGCGGGCCACGACGCTCTGGTACCACGACCACACGCTCGGCATCACCCGGCTCAACGTCTACGCGGGGCCGGCCGGCTTCTACCTGCTCCGCGGCGGGCCGGACGATCTGCCGCAGGGCGTCCTGCCCGGACCAGCCCCGCGACCGGGAGACCGCCCAGGAGCGAGGGTGTACGAGATCCCGCTCTTGATCCAGGACCGCTCCTTCAACGACGACGGGTCGCTTTTCTATCCAGCGTCGCGCGGCCTCGCCCCCGAGCTCGCGGACGTGTACATCCCGAAGGGCGATATCCCGCCGATCTGGGTCCCGGAGTTCTTCGGCGACGTCATCGTCGTCAACGGACGGCCGTGGCCCTATCTCGAGGTCGAGCAGCGGCGGTACCGCTTCCGCATCCTGAACGGCAGCGCCTCGCGGTTCCTGATCCTGAAGATGGATAACGGTCTCCCGCTCTGGCAGATCGGCTCGGACGGCGGATTCCTCCCTTCCCCTGTGGAGCGCGGAACCCTCCTGCTCGCTCCGGCCGAGCGCGCGGACGTGATCGTGGATTTCAGCGGCGTCCGCGCCGGCGCCGAGCTCGTCCTCCTCAACCTCGGTCCGGACGCGCCGTTCACCGGCGGCCCGCAGACCGCCGCCGATCCGGCGACGACAGGGCAGGTGATGCAGTTCCGCGTCGTGCCGGCGACCGGCGCGGACGCGAGCACGCCACCGCACCGGATCGAGCTGCCGCGGCTCGCCCCCCTCGGAGATGCGGCGCTCGTGCGCCAGGTGTCGCTGAACGACCTGAGCTCCGCGCTCCGGCCCGACGCCGGCCTGAGCGTGGCCGCGCTGGGCACGCTGGAGCCTCCTCCGCGCTCCCGCGCCGCGAGGCCGCTCTTCTGGCACGATCCCATCACCGAGAACCCGGCCCTGGGATCGACCGAGGTGTGGGAGATCTACAACTTCACCGTGGACGCGCACCCGATCCACGTCCACGAGGTCCACTTCGCGATCGTCGATCGCCAGCCGTTCGACGGCGCCCCGCGCCCGCCGGAGGCCGGGGAGGAGGGCCGAAAGGACACCGTCGTCGCGCTGCCGTTCGAGATCACGCGCATCAAGATGGTGTTCGAGAGCCCTGGCCGGTTCGTGTGGCACTGCCACATCCTCGAGCATGAAGACAACGAGATGATGCGGCCTTACCAGATCGGCTCGACGCCGGACGACATCCCGGGACGGTAG
- a CDS encoding multicopper oxidase family protein: MKRRELLKHGLAATGGLLVLRRGVLARASLDTCTVLPPEEPTLAGTVIAQYQYRRPLLVPPVMPKAGRRHDACARFDYYEIAVRQFEQQVLPPELGLSPTKVWGYGSIHHPETFSYPAFTIEARYRRPVRVKWINELKDPATGRFLPHLLPVDPTLHWANPPGGVEGRDSRPTFPGDCPPGPYPGPVPIVTHLHGMAGVAQESDGYPEAWFLPAASDIPEGYAETGTFYDYYQGTSPLGDLWERGAAVFEYPNDQRAATLWYHDHTLGITRLNVYAGPAGFYLLRGGPGDLPPGVLPGSAPPPGHNHGCGPYEIPIVIQDRSFNDDGSLFYPKTRGLPPELANLYVPNGPFPPIWVPEFFGEVIVVNGRPWPYLEVEQRRYRFRILNGSDSRFLILKMDDGRSFWQIGSDSGFLPRPVERATLLLAPAERADVIVDFSDARAGTEIILLNRGPDVPFNGGAQPPADPATTGQVMQFRVVRATGRDTSTPPSRLRLPRFEPLGDEDAVRRVSLNELSLASAPEAGPLAVVLGTFSPPGSNTPKALFWDDPITENPAPGSTEIWEIYNFTMDAHPIHIHEVLFQVVERQPFATPPLPQPPPRPPEAGEEGFKDTVVALPLEITRIKAKFEKPGRFVWHCHILEHEDNEMMRPYQIGHPPPGIPTR, translated from the coding sequence ATGAAACGACGAGAGCTCCTGAAACATGGTTTGGCCGCGACAGGCGGGCTCCTGGTGCTCCGGCGCGGCGTTCTGGCGAGGGCGTCCCTCGACACGTGCACGGTCCTCCCGCCCGAGGAACCGACCCTCGCCGGCACCGTCATCGCCCAGTACCAGTACCGCCGCCCGCTGCTCGTGCCGCCCGTCATGCCCAAGGCCGGCAGGCGCCACGACGCCTGCGCCCGATTCGACTACTACGAGATCGCCGTCCGGCAGTTCGAGCAACAGGTCCTGCCGCCCGAGCTGGGCCTGTCGCCGACGAAGGTGTGGGGCTACGGCTCGATTCACCACCCGGAGACGTTCAGCTACCCCGCGTTCACCATCGAAGCGAGGTACCGAAGGCCGGTGCGCGTGAAGTGGATCAACGAGCTCAAGGACCCGGCCACCGGCCGCTTCCTCCCTCACCTGCTCCCGGTCGACCCCACCCTCCACTGGGCCAACCCGCCCGGCGGCGTGGAAGGCCGCGACAGCCGGCCCACGTTCCCTGGCGATTGCCCGCCCGGCCCCTACCCGGGCCCGGTGCCGATCGTCACGCACCTCCATGGGATGGCCGGGGTGGCGCAGGAGAGCGACGGCTACCCGGAAGCCTGGTTCCTCCCCGCGGCGAGCGACATCCCCGAGGGATATGCGGAGACCGGCACCTTCTACGACTATTACCAGGGCACGTCGCCGCTCGGGGACCTGTGGGAGCGGGGCGCGGCCGTGTTCGAGTACCCGAACGACCAGCGGGCCGCGACGCTCTGGTACCACGACCACACGCTCGGCATCACCCGGCTCAACGTCTATGCGGGGCCGGCCGGCTTCTACCTGCTCCGCGGCGGCCCAGGCGATCTCCCGCCCGGCGTGCTCCCCGGCTCCGCGCCGCCGCCGGGCCACAACCATGGATGCGGGCCGTACGAGATCCCGATCGTGATCCAGGACCGCTCCTTCAACGACGATGGGTCGCTCTTCTACCCGAAGACACGCGGGCTCCCCCCCGAGCTCGCGAACCTGTACGTCCCGAATGGCCCCTTCCCGCCGATCTGGGTCCCGGAGTTCTTCGGCGAGGTCATCGTCGTCAACGGCCGGCCGTGGCCTTACCTCGAGGTCGAGCAGCGGCGTTACCGCTTCCGCATCTTGAACGGCAGCGACTCGCGGTTCTTGATCCTGAAGATGGATGATGGTCGCTCGTTCTGGCAGATAGGCTCGGACAGCGGGTTCCTCCCCCGCCCGGTGGAGCGAGCTACCCTGTTGCTCGCCCCTGCCGAGCGCGCGGACGTGATCGTGGATTTCAGCGATGCCCGCGCGGGCACCGAGATCATCCTCCTCAACCGCGGTCCGGACGTGCCCTTCAACGGCGGCGCGCAGCCCCCGGCCGACCCGGCGACGACAGGACAGGTGATGCAGTTCCGCGTCGTGCGGGCGACGGGCAGGGACACGAGCACGCCCCCTTCTCGGCTCAGGCTACCGCGGTTCGAGCCGCTCGGAGACGAGGACGCGGTGCGGCGGGTGTCCCTCAACGAGCTGAGCCTCGCGAGCGCCCCCGAGGCCGGCCCGCTCGCGGTCGTGCTGGGCACGTTCTCGCCGCCGGGCTCCAACACGCCGAAGGCGCTCTTCTGGGACGATCCCATCACGGAGAACCCGGCCCCTGGATCGACCGAGATCTGGGAGATCTACAACTTCACCATGGATGCGCACCCGATCCACATCCACGAGGTCCTGTTCCAGGTCGTCGAACGCCAGCCGTTCGCCACCCCGCCGCTCCCGCAGCCCCCGCCGCGTCCGCCCGAGGCGGGCGAGGAGGGCTTCAAGGACACCGTCGTCGCGCTGCCGCTCGAGATCACGCGCATCAAAGCGAAGTTCGAGAAGCCTGGCCGGTTCGTGTGGCACTGCCACATCCTCGAGCATGAAGACAACGAGATGATGCGGCCTTACCAGATCGGCCACCCGCCGCCCGGGATCCCGACTCGCTGA
- a CDS encoding protoglobin domain-containing protein, which yields MIDTVAVPAQETLFDEIKRYVRFSEQDERWLAALRAHAEPHFPRIADEFYDRIREHEGAHDVFTGEDQVERLKRSLVRWMTRICTGPYDGAYFDESAKIGRIHVRVGLPQRYMFTAMTLIRLAFDEIAESALGAEVIPVRAAVSKVLDLELAIMLETYRDDFLARAQRAERLDREEVGRTLARTEHRYKSAVELARVLVVGLDAHAIVRLFNREAERITGLGREDILGMPFAEALLPEEIRADHGALVEDVAAGRRASVDLLESIVRTRAGKIREVRWQLAYAPSAADDEVVLFAIGQDTTDENALAARVRQSEKLAAVGTLAAGLAHEIRNPLNGAQLHVTFLERGLARAGLKDPDTQEAIHVVRDEIRRLSALVSEFLDFARPQPLYLRPTPVVPLCERAARVAASSDGAGAQAVVKVDLPSTDVVLDLDPAKIEQVLLNLLRNAIEAADAAGGGTVTLRARRQPRHAVLEVEDDGPGIASPDAPIFDPFFSTKPNGTGLGLAIAHRIVTDHEGTIEFQSRPGKTLFRVTLPLRRSG from the coding sequence GTGATAGACACGGTCGCCGTGCCCGCGCAGGAGACGCTCTTCGACGAGATCAAGCGGTACGTCCGCTTCAGCGAGCAGGACGAGCGCTGGCTCGCCGCGCTCCGCGCGCACGCGGAGCCGCACTTCCCCCGCATCGCCGACGAGTTCTACGATCGCATCCGCGAGCACGAGGGCGCGCACGACGTCTTCACCGGCGAGGACCAGGTGGAGCGGCTCAAGCGATCGCTCGTCCGCTGGATGACGCGCATCTGCACGGGGCCCTACGACGGCGCGTACTTCGACGAGAGCGCGAAGATCGGGCGGATCCACGTCCGGGTGGGCCTCCCCCAGCGGTACATGTTCACGGCGATGACGCTCATCCGGCTCGCGTTCGACGAGATCGCCGAGAGCGCGCTCGGCGCGGAGGTGATCCCGGTCAGGGCGGCGGTGAGCAAGGTGCTCGATCTCGAGCTCGCCATCATGCTCGAGACGTACCGCGACGACTTCCTCGCGCGCGCGCAGCGCGCCGAGCGCCTGGACCGCGAGGAGGTCGGCCGCACGCTCGCGCGCACGGAGCACCGGTACAAGAGCGCGGTCGAGCTGGCCCGCGTCCTCGTGGTGGGCCTCGACGCGCACGCGATCGTGCGGCTCTTCAACCGGGAAGCCGAACGGATCACGGGGCTCGGGCGCGAGGACATCCTCGGGATGCCGTTCGCCGAGGCGCTCCTCCCCGAGGAGATCCGCGCGGATCACGGCGCGCTCGTGGAGGACGTCGCCGCGGGCCGCCGCGCCAGCGTCGATCTGCTGGAGAGCATCGTCCGCACGCGCGCCGGCAAGATCCGCGAGGTGCGCTGGCAGCTCGCGTACGCCCCTTCCGCGGCCGACGACGAGGTGGTGCTGTTCGCGATCGGGCAGGACACGACCGACGAGAACGCGCTCGCCGCGCGCGTGCGCCAGAGCGAGAAGCTCGCCGCCGTGGGGACCCTCGCGGCCGGCCTCGCGCACGAGATCAGGAACCCGCTGAACGGCGCGCAGCTCCACGTGACCTTCCTCGAGCGGGGGCTCGCGCGCGCCGGCCTGAAAGATCCGGACACGCAGGAGGCGATCCATGTCGTCCGCGACGAGATCCGCCGCCTGTCCGCGCTCGTCAGCGAGTTCCTGGACTTCGCCCGGCCGCAGCCGCTGTACCTCCGGCCGACGCCCGTCGTCCCGCTCTGCGAGCGGGCGGCGCGCGTCGCGGCATCGTCGGACGGCGCCGGCGCGCAGGCCGTCGTGAAGGTGGATCTGCCCTCGACCGACGTCGTGCTCGACCTCGATCCCGCGAAGATCGAGCAGGTCCTGCTGAACCTGCTCCGCAACGCGATCGAGGCGGCGGACGCGGCCGGAGGCGGCACGGTCACCCTCCGCGCGCGGCGGCAGCCGCGCCACGCCGTCCTCGAGGTGGAGGACGACGGCCCCGGGATCGCGAGCCCGGACGCGCCGATCTTCGATCCGTTCTTCTCGACGAAGCCGAACGGCACCGGGCTCGGGCTGGCGATCGCCCACCGCATCGTCACCGATCACGAGGGGACCATCGAGTTCCAGAGCCGCCCGGGGAAGACGCTGTTCCGCGTGACGCTGCCGCTGCGCCGCTCCGGCTGA
- a CDS encoding phosphotransferase, with protein sequence MSAPSVLPESDPARPVRQLIDAACPEARVEEITPLGPDDRSGHDQTEKAAGYGVPRRITVVRPDGSRQKLVLHTSTADAFGHDRRADRAAEALLAFDTFGSIPAHVEVVDVGSLTRDGRFLSLRDAGEFYLLTTYAEGDVYAADLRRIAKERRAGPEDLARCEALARYLIALHGAKGAQPGSYRRAVRDLVGHGEGIFGIIDGYPDDVPGAPPERLQAIERRCVAWRWKLRGRDQRLARTHGDFHPFNIVFDEASRLTLLDTSRGSQGDPADDVTCLALNYVFFALDAPGAWEGGLRALWRRLWEVYLGWSGAAGLLDVAAPFLAWRALVLANPGWYPAVTARARDTLLSFVERALDAPRFDPDDAERLFA encoded by the coding sequence ATGAGCGCCCCGTCGGTCCTGCCTGAATCCGATCCCGCACGCCCGGTCCGCCAGCTCATCGATGCAGCGTGTCCCGAGGCGCGCGTCGAGGAGATCACCCCCCTCGGACCCGACGACCGCTCGGGCCACGACCAGACCGAGAAGGCCGCCGGCTACGGCGTACCCCGCCGGATCACGGTGGTGAGGCCCGATGGCTCCCGGCAGAAGCTGGTCCTGCACACGTCGACCGCGGACGCGTTCGGCCACGACAGGCGCGCGGATCGCGCGGCGGAGGCGCTGCTCGCCTTCGACACCTTCGGATCGATCCCGGCGCATGTCGAGGTCGTGGACGTCGGCTCGCTGACGCGCGACGGTCGCTTCCTGTCCCTGCGGGATGCGGGCGAGTTCTATCTCCTGACCACGTACGCGGAGGGAGACGTCTACGCCGCGGATCTGCGCCGGATCGCGAAGGAGCGGCGCGCGGGCCCCGAGGATCTCGCGCGCTGCGAGGCGCTCGCCAGGTACCTCATCGCCCTCCACGGCGCGAAGGGCGCGCAGCCAGGCAGCTACCGCCGCGCGGTGCGCGATCTGGTGGGCCACGGTGAAGGCATCTTCGGCATCATCGACGGCTATCCGGACGACGTGCCCGGCGCGCCGCCCGAGCGGCTCCAGGCGATCGAGCGGCGCTGCGTGGCGTGGCGATGGAAGCTCCGCGGCCGAGATCAGCGGCTGGCCCGCACGCACGGCGATTTCCACCCGTTCAACATCGTGTTCGACGAGGCGTCGCGGCTCACGCTGCTCGACACGAGCCGCGGGTCCCAGGGCGATCCCGCGGACGACGTCACCTGCCTCGCCCTCAATTACGTCTTCTTCGCGCTGGACGCGCCCGGCGCGTGGGAGGGCGGCCTCCGCGCGCTGTGGCGGCGGCTCTGGGAGGTCTACCTCGGCTGGAGCGGCGCCGCGGGGCTGCTCGACGTGGCGGCGCCGTTCCTCGCGTGGCGCGCGCTCGTGCTGGCCAACCCCGGGTGGTACCCCGCGGTCACGGCGCGGGCGAGGGACACGCTGCTCTCCTTCGTGGAGCGCGCCCTCGACGCCCCGCGCTTCGATCCGGACGACGCCGAGAGGCTCTTCGCGTGA
- a CDS encoding MBL fold metallo-hydrolase, with the protein MLQARPVLLETFSVGPLGCNCSILVDPVSKGAVVIDPGGDFDKIRARVEQAGAKVAAIVHTHTHIDHVGATAPLQRWSGAAARIHEADRFLYDMLPVQAAMLGIALPERCEVDGDLNDGAVVKAGGLDLHVLHTPGHTPGSVSFLVIAETGAVAFTGDTLFRRSIGRTDLWGGDSRAIVSSIRGKLLTLDPSTRVVTGHGPSTTIGEERDRNPFLRS; encoded by the coding sequence GTGCTACAAGCTCGCCCTGTGCTGCTCGAGACGTTCTCCGTAGGTCCGCTGGGGTGCAACTGCTCGATCCTCGTCGACCCTGTGAGCAAGGGCGCCGTGGTCATCGACCCCGGGGGCGATTTCGACAAGATCCGCGCGCGCGTCGAGCAGGCCGGGGCGAAGGTCGCGGCCATCGTGCACACGCACACCCATATCGATCACGTGGGCGCCACGGCGCCACTCCAGCGCTGGTCCGGCGCCGCGGCCCGCATCCACGAGGCCGATCGCTTCCTCTACGACATGCTCCCCGTCCAGGCGGCGATGCTCGGCATTGCGCTGCCGGAGCGGTGCGAGGTCGACGGCGACCTGAACGACGGCGCGGTCGTGAAGGCGGGCGGGCTCGATCTGCACGTGCTCCACACGCCGGGGCACACGCCGGGCAGCGTCTCGTTCCTCGTGATCGCGGAGACGGGCGCCGTCGCGTTCACGGGGGACACCCTGTTCCGGCGCAGCATCGGCCGGACCGATCTGTGGGGAGGCGACTCGCGGGCGATCGTCTCATCCATCCGGGGCAAGCTGCTCACGCTCGATCCATCGACCCGGGTCGTCACCGGACACGGCCCCTCCACCACGATCGGCGAGGAGCGCGACAGAAATCCCTTTTTGCGGTCGTGA
- a CDS encoding response regulator: protein MEPRNTEQPLILLVDDDARSARLLERLLEEDGFRVELATDGALAIARLARHPIPDILVTDFRMPHADGIAVARYARSLRPALPLFLLTGYPELVARLGRGLDPAAVVHTKPVDYMALSAELRASVDAALTGSAQPSSPSPSPA from the coding sequence GTGGAACCGCGCAACACCGAACAGCCGCTGATCCTGCTCGTGGACGACGACGCTCGGAGCGCTCGCCTCCTCGAGCGTCTGCTCGAAGAGGACGGCTTCCGGGTGGAGCTGGCCACCGACGGCGCGCTCGCCATCGCGCGGCTGGCCCGCCATCCGATCCCGGACATCCTGGTGACCGATTTCCGGATGCCCCACGCCGACGGCATCGCGGTCGCGCGCTACGCGAGGTCGCTCCGGCCGGCGCTCCCGCTGTTCTTGCTCACCGGGTATCCTGAGCTCGTGGCGCGGCTCGGGCGGGGGCTCGATCCCGCGGCGGTGGTGCACACCAAGCCGGTCGACTACATGGCCCTGAGCGCCGAGCTCCGCGCCAGCGTCGACGCGGCGCTGACCGGCTCCGCGCAGCCGAGCTCCCCCTCCCCTTCCCCGGCCTGA
- a CDS encoding adenylyl-sulfate kinase, translating into MSGGVVWITGLPSSGKSTLAARAHRALLGEGRASCVLDGDEVRDALVPRPGYDPRARDDFYETLARLAALLARQGLIVIVAATAHRRAYRERARALAPRLIEVYVDVAAATCRERDPKGLYHAAGAGELGALPGAGVDYEAPLAPELVARGGEDEAALAALIERARSWSASAGAGP; encoded by the coding sequence GTGAGCGGCGGGGTCGTCTGGATCACGGGGCTCCCGTCGTCGGGCAAATCCACGCTGGCCGCGCGGGCGCACCGGGCGCTGCTCGGCGAGGGCCGCGCGAGCTGCGTCCTCGACGGGGACGAGGTGCGCGACGCCCTGGTCCCGCGGCCCGGCTACGACCCGCGCGCTCGCGACGATTTCTACGAGACGCTCGCGCGCCTCGCGGCGCTGCTCGCGCGCCAGGGGTTGATCGTGATCGTGGCGGCGACGGCGCACCGCCGCGCCTACCGGGAGCGCGCCCGCGCGCTCGCGCCGCGGCTCATCGAGGTCTACGTGGACGTCGCGGCGGCGACCTGCAGGGAGCGCGACCCGAAGGGGCTCTACCACGCGGCCGGCGCCGGGGAGCTCGGCGCGCTCCCGGGCGCGGGCGTCGACTACGAGGCGCCGCTCGCGCCGGAGCTCGTCGCGCGCGGCGGCGAGGACGAGGCGGCGCTCGCGGCGCTGATCGAGCGCGCGCGATCCTGGTCCGCCTCGGCGGGAGCGGGGCCGTGA